One Georgenia wutianyii DNA segment encodes these proteins:
- a CDS encoding NuoB/complex I 20 kDa subunit family protein, producing MGLEEKLPAGFLLTTVEKAVGLARKSSMWPVTMGLACCAIEMMAAGTPRFDISRFGMEVFRASPRHADLMIVSGRVSQKMAPVVRQIYDQMAEPKWVISMGVCASSGGMFNNYAVIQGVDHLVPVDIYLPGCPPRPEMLINAIMALHDQVRNEPLGVNREAAARAAEQAALAATPTHQMKGLLA from the coding sequence ATGGGTCTGGAAGAGAAGCTCCCCGCAGGGTTCCTGCTCACCACGGTCGAGAAGGCCGTCGGGCTGGCACGCAAGTCCTCGATGTGGCCCGTCACCATGGGCCTGGCCTGTTGCGCCATCGAGATGATGGCGGCCGGCACCCCGCGCTTCGACATCTCGCGCTTCGGCATGGAGGTCTTCCGGGCCTCCCCGCGCCACGCCGACCTCATGATCGTCTCGGGCCGGGTGAGCCAGAAGATGGCCCCGGTCGTGCGGCAGATCTACGACCAGATGGCCGAGCCCAAGTGGGTCATCTCCATGGGCGTGTGCGCCTCGAGCGGCGGCATGTTCAACAACTACGCCGTGATCCAGGGCGTGGACCACCTCGTCCCGGTCGACATCTACCTGCCCGGCTGCCCGCCGCGGCCCGAGATGCTCATCAACGCGATCATGGCGCTGCACGACCAGGTCCGGAACGAGCCGCTGGGCGTCAACCGTGAGGCCGCAGCGCGGGCCGCCGAGCAGGCCGCCCTCGCGGCGACCCCCACCCACCAGATGAAGGGGCTGCTGGCGTGA
- a CDS encoding NADH-quinone oxidoreductase subunit A: MNPFVPILIMGAVSALLAIGGLAASAVIGPRRYNRVKVANYECGVEATPRAAAAGRFPIKYYLVAMTFIVFDVEVIFLVPWAIAFTELATFGLVAALAFIAIITVPFIYEWRRGALEWD, encoded by the coding sequence ATGAACCCCTTCGTCCCGATCCTCATCATGGGAGCGGTCTCCGCACTGCTCGCGATCGGGGGCCTCGCGGCGAGCGCGGTCATCGGCCCCCGGCGCTACAACCGGGTCAAGGTCGCGAACTACGAGTGCGGCGTCGAGGCGACGCCCCGCGCCGCAGCGGCAGGCCGTTTCCCGATCAAGTACTACCTCGTGGCGATGACGTTCATCGTCTTCGACGTCGAGGTGATCTTCCTCGTGCCGTGGGCGATCGCCTTCACCGAGCTCGCGACCTTCGGCCTCGTGGCCGCGCTCGCGTTCATCGCCATCATCACCGTGCCCTTCATCTACGAGTGGCGGCGCGGCGCGCTGGAGTGGGACTGA
- a CDS encoding geranylgeranyl reductase family protein, protein MRAAHEDADVIVVGAGPAGSATAHYLAQTGLDVLLLEKGVFPRDKVCGDGLTPRAVAELIRMGVPTPESEGWIRNWGLRTYGAGHCIEIPWPELAEMPAYGLARSRMNLDETLARHAAASGARLHEGVAVTGPVRHERSGRILGVTSRLVDENGRRTGEERTYRARIVVDAGGVSARLATTMGIEKNDNRPMGVAIRTYFKSPRHDDPMMESHLELWDGEPGRSNLQPGYGWIFALGDGTVNVGLGSLSSTAKPTHLDYKGLFAQWMRNAPAEWEFTPENQVGELRSAALPMAFNRKPHYSQGLLLVGDSGGMVSPFNGEGIAYAMQSGRIAADVVSQALARHTPYALEKALRTYPKILSEELGGYFTLGQGFARLIERPEIMRMCVKYGLPRPVLMRFVMKLLSDGFDRRDGDWMDRLIAALSKAVPSS, encoded by the coding sequence GTGCGCGCAGCCCATGAGGACGCCGACGTCATCGTCGTCGGCGCAGGCCCGGCGGGCTCGGCCACTGCCCACTACCTCGCGCAGACCGGGCTCGACGTCCTGCTGCTCGAGAAGGGCGTCTTCCCCCGGGACAAGGTCTGCGGCGACGGTCTGACCCCGCGCGCGGTCGCCGAGCTCATCCGGATGGGCGTGCCCACGCCCGAGTCCGAGGGCTGGATCCGCAACTGGGGGCTGCGCACCTACGGCGCCGGCCACTGCATCGAGATCCCCTGGCCCGAGCTCGCCGAGATGCCCGCCTACGGGCTGGCCCGCTCGCGGATGAACCTCGACGAGACCCTCGCCCGGCACGCGGCCGCGAGCGGAGCGCGTCTCCACGAGGGCGTCGCCGTCACCGGCCCGGTGCGCCACGAGCGCTCCGGACGCATCCTCGGGGTCACCTCCCGGCTGGTCGACGAGAACGGCCGCCGGACCGGCGAGGAGCGCACCTACCGTGCGCGCATCGTCGTCGACGCCGGTGGGGTCTCCGCCCGTCTCGCGACGACGATGGGCATCGAGAAGAACGACAACCGCCCGATGGGCGTGGCGATCCGCACCTACTTCAAGAGCCCGCGGCACGACGACCCGATGATGGAGTCGCACCTGGAGCTGTGGGACGGCGAGCCGGGCAGGTCGAACCTCCAGCCCGGCTACGGCTGGATCTTCGCGCTCGGCGACGGCACCGTGAACGTCGGCCTCGGGTCGCTCAGCTCCACCGCCAAGCCGACGCACCTCGACTACAAGGGCCTGTTCGCGCAGTGGATGCGCAACGCCCCCGCCGAGTGGGAGTTCACCCCGGAGAACCAGGTGGGCGAGCTGCGCAGCGCCGCCCTGCCGATGGCGTTCAACCGCAAGCCGCACTACTCCCAGGGTCTGCTCCTCGTCGGTGACTCCGGCGGCATGGTCTCCCCGTTCAACGGCGAGGGCATCGCCTACGCCATGCAGTCCGGGCGGATCGCGGCCGACGTCGTCTCCCAGGCGCTCGCGCGGCACACCCCGTACGCCCTGGAGAAGGCGCTGCGGACCTACCCCAAGATCCTCTCCGAGGAGCTCGGCGGCTACTTCACCCTCGGTCAGGGTTTCGCCCGCCTCATCGAGCGTCCGGAGATCATGCGCATGTGCGTGAAGTACGGTCTTCCCCGGCCCGTCCTCATGCGCTTCGTCATGAAGCTCCTGTCCGACGGCTTCGATCGCCGCGACGGGGACTGGATGGATAGGCTCATCGCGGCACTGAGCAAGGCGGTCCCCTCATCGTGA
- a CDS encoding isochorismate synthase, with product MSTAPAGAPAPTPLLARTVPIADPGDLLDLLPRPDAAATVSWVRRGDGLVGWGVAARVDTHGATRMVDADAWWRETAGTMVVRDDVRLPGTGPVAFGSFAFSRRSDSGGTLLVPQVLVGRREGRSWLTAVGPAGLGPTPSLAACRGEVTPVTGPGEVSFTDGALTSEEWQQAVAEVVATIRGGEVEKVVMARDVVARTGADLDVRHLLRNLADQYPTCWTFSVDSLVGATPELLVRRDQGLVACRVLAGTIQRTGDDAADLRRAAELARSSKDLGEHELAVASVAEALGPYCSSFNVPDSPFVLHLPNVMHLASDVTGVLDRSHSGGPSSLALAAALHPTAAVGGTPTARAVELLAEAERMDRGRYAAPVGWMGADGDGEWGIALRSGQVTGPRSVRLFAGCGIVAASEPAAEARESEAKLTPMRSALTS from the coding sequence ATGTCGACCGCACCCGCCGGGGCCCCGGCACCCACTCCGCTGCTGGCGCGCACCGTGCCCATCGCCGATCCCGGCGACCTCCTCGACCTCCTCCCGCGGCCCGACGCCGCCGCGACGGTCAGCTGGGTGCGCCGCGGTGACGGGCTCGTCGGCTGGGGAGTCGCCGCGCGGGTCGACACCCACGGCGCCACACGGATGGTCGACGCAGACGCCTGGTGGCGCGAGACCGCGGGCACCATGGTCGTGCGCGACGACGTGCGGCTGCCGGGCACCGGCCCGGTCGCCTTCGGGTCCTTCGCCTTCTCCCGCCGCTCCGACTCGGGTGGGACGCTCCTCGTCCCCCAGGTGCTCGTCGGACGCCGGGAGGGCCGCAGCTGGCTCACCGCCGTCGGCCCGGCCGGGCTGGGCCCGACCCCGTCCCTCGCCGCCTGCCGCGGCGAGGTCACGCCGGTCACCGGCCCCGGCGAGGTCTCCTTCACCGACGGCGCCCTGACGAGCGAGGAGTGGCAGCAGGCGGTCGCCGAGGTCGTCGCCACCATCCGCGGCGGTGAGGTGGAGAAGGTCGTCATGGCCCGCGACGTCGTCGCGCGCACGGGCGCCGACCTCGATGTGCGCCACCTGCTGCGCAACCTCGCCGACCAGTACCCGACGTGCTGGACGTTCTCGGTGGACTCGCTCGTCGGGGCGACCCCCGAGCTCCTCGTCCGCCGCGACCAGGGCCTCGTCGCCTGCCGGGTGCTCGCCGGCACCATCCAGCGCACCGGCGACGACGCCGCGGACCTGCGCCGTGCCGCCGAGCTCGCCCGGTCCTCCAAGGACCTCGGGGAGCACGAGCTCGCCGTCGCGTCCGTCGCGGAGGCGCTGGGGCCGTACTGCTCGAGCTTCAACGTCCCCGACTCCCCCTTCGTGCTCCACCTGCCCAACGTCATGCACCTGGCCAGCGACGTCACCGGCGTCCTGGACCGCTCGCACTCCGGCGGGCCGAGCTCCCTCGCCCTCGCCGCAGCCCTGCACCCCACGGCCGCGGTCGGAGGCACCCCCACCGCCCGGGCGGTGGAGCTGCTCGCCGAGGCCGAGCGGATGGACCGCGGCCGCTACGCCGCCCCCGTCGGGTGGATGGGCGCCGACGGCGACGGGGAGTGGGGAATCGCGCTGCGCTCCGGTCAGGTCACCGGCCCGCGGTCGGTGCGGCTGTTCGCCGGGTGCGGCATCGTCGCGGCCTCCGAGCCGGCCGCCGAGGCCCGCGAGTCCGAGGCCAAGCTCACCCCGATGCGCAGCGCCCTCACCTCCTGA